GTCGTGTCACGTGGGTGGGTCCGCGTGAGGAGGCGGACGCCGAACGGCTCGCCGCTGCGTACCTCGGGGTGGAGGACACGTAGGGTCGCGCCATGCTCCGACGACTGCTGGTGGCCGCGACCGCCCTTGTTCTCATCCTCGCCGGCTGCACCGGTGGCGACGACGATCCGGTGGAGCCCGACACACGTACGACGACGGGCGTGACCGACGACGAGGTCATCGTGCGAGTGCCCGAGGGCGCCGAGCCCCACGCCGTGGTCGGTGCGGCGGCGCGTATCGAACGCACCAACCGCGAGGGGGGTGTGCAGGGACGCCGTGTGCTCCTCGAGGACGAGCCGACCGGGGACACCTTCGCCCTGCTCCCAGCGGCGGACGACTCCCTCGACCCGGCGGCGGGTGACGACGACGGCACGACACCCGACATCGTGAACAGGCCCGTGTTCGGCGCCGCCCACAACGGGTCGTTCTGCTCGGTGGACTACGCCTTCTCCGTGATCGGCTGCCAGGCCCAGCCCAGCTCCATCTGGGGCGACCTCGTGGCCCTGGCCGGCGACTTCGGCGATAGCGACCGCACGGCGTTGGTGATGGCGCTCGAGGGATCGGCCGCCGATCTCGTCGTGGAGTCCTTCGAAGCCGCTGGCTTCACGACCACGACCGTCGGCGACGACGTGTTCGACTCCGTGCCATCGGTGGTGGCGACGGTGAACGAGGCCGACCCGGACGTCGTCGTGTTCCCGTCGGCGTACGAGGACACGAACCTCGCGGCTCACGCGTTGATCGACGCCGGCTA
This Acidimicrobiia bacterium DNA region includes the following protein-coding sequences:
- a CDS encoding ABC transporter substrate-binding protein; amino-acid sequence: MLRRLLVAATALVLILAGCTGGDDDPVEPDTRTTTGVTDDEVIVRVPEGAEPHAVVGAAARIERTNREGGVQGRRVLLEDEPTGDTFALLPAADDSLDPAAGDDDGTTPDIVNRPVFGAAHNGSFCSVDYAFSVIGCQAQPSSIWGDLVALAGDFGDSDRTALVMALEGSAADLVVESFEAAGFTTTTVGDDVFDSVPSVVATVNEADPDVVVFPSAYEDTNLAAHALIDAGYSGVQTVQTAGPPPPTASGGRGLPEGTTVLTDFSPFESADENPIVQRLIDDVREYEETKGLDPTPLSDDLAAGYWAADAFLDVLDATGSDLTVERFLQRANDDFEWQAEATAGPASWPRNHRVPVPCGSLVRYTADGTETAVGYSCGRNLT